The following are from one region of the Polaribacter marinaquae genome:
- a CDS encoding tyrosine-type recombinase/integrase, translating into MLINSFLDYLSLEKKYSKHTIIAYKTDLTAFNEFCLSEFELDDLLEVKYPLIRSWIVSLVNSDVSNNSINRKISSLKSFYKFLQKTGQLDSNPLAIHRALKIKKKVQVPFTVKEVNAVISSLESDDSFETLRNKLLVELLYSTGIRRAELINIKLQDINSINNTIKVLGKRNKERYVPILPSVLISIKKYLQERNKEGFVSEYLLITSKGNKLYETLVYRIINSYFSEVSSKVKKSPHILRHSFATHLLNEGADLNSVKELLGHTSLASTQIYASNSLEAIKKVYNNAHPRSNKK; encoded by the coding sequence ATGTTAATCAATTCTTTTTTAGATTATTTATCCTTAGAAAAAAAATATTCTAAGCATACTATAATTGCATACAAAACAGATTTAACTGCTTTCAATGAATTTTGTTTATCAGAATTTGAATTAGATGATTTGTTAGAGGTGAAATATCCTTTAATTAGAAGTTGGATTGTAAGTTTAGTTAATTCTGATGTATCAAATAATTCTATAAACAGAAAAATTAGTTCATTAAAATCATTTTATAAATTTTTACAGAAAACAGGTCAGTTAGATAGTAATCCGTTAGCAATACATAGAGCTTTAAAAATCAAAAAGAAAGTTCAGGTTCCTTTTACTGTAAAAGAAGTGAATGCTGTTATAAGTTCTCTTGAAAGTGATGATAGTTTTGAAACTCTTCGAAACAAGTTGTTGGTAGAGCTATTGTACTCTACGGGAATTAGAAGAGCGGAGTTAATCAACATAAAATTACAAGATATAAATTCTATAAACAATACTATAAAAGTCTTGGGTAAAAGGAATAAAGAACGTTATGTGCCAATACTTCCCTCTGTGCTAATTTCAATAAAAAAGTATTTACAAGAGAGAAATAAAGAAGGTTTTGTTTCAGAATATTTGTTAATTACTTCAAAAGGAAATAAATTATATGAAACACTTGTTTACAGAATTATAAATTCTTACTTTAGTGAAGTCTCATCAAAGGTAAAAAAGAGTCCGCATATATTAAGGCATTCTTTTGCAACACATCTTTTAAATGAAGGGGCAGACTTAAATTCGGTTAAAGAATTGCTAGGGCATACATCTTTAGCCTCTACTCAAATCTATGCTAGTAATAGTTTAGAAGCAATAAAAAAAGTGTATAACAATGCTCACCCTAGAAGCAACAAAAAATGA
- the rpsU gene encoding 30S ribosomal protein S21, with the protein MLIIPIKEGENIDRALKRYKRKFDRTKTMKNLRNRKNFTKPSVAKRAQRIKASYVQRLRTQEEVG; encoded by the coding sequence ATGTTAATTATACCTATTAAAGAAGGAGAAAATATAGATAGAGCGTTAAAGCGTTATAAAAGAAAATTCGATCGTACAAAGACGATGAAGAACTTACGTAACAGAAAAAACTTTACAAAGCCATCTGTAGCGAAAAGAGCTCAAAGAATAAAAGCTTCTTACGTTCAAAGATTAAGAACACAAGAAGAAGTTGGATAA
- the rplJ gene encoding 50S ribosomal protein L10 encodes MTREEKSQVIQDLTAVLADTNTLYLADISGLDAQTTSNLRRACFKAGVQLSVVKNTLLAKAMEASDKDFGDLPTVLKGNTSMMISEAANAPAKLIKEFRKKSKDRPLLKGAFAEESIYIGDDQLDALVDIKSREELIGEIIGLLQSPAKNVVSALQSGGQTLSGIIKTLSEK; translated from the coding sequence ATGACTAGAGAAGAGAAATCACAAGTAATACAAGATTTAACAGCAGTATTAGCAGATACAAACACTTTATATTTAGCAGATATATCTGGATTAGATGCACAAACAACATCTAATTTAAGAAGAGCTTGTTTTAAAGCAGGAGTTCAGTTATCGGTTGTTAAAAATACATTACTTGCAAAAGCAATGGAAGCTTCAGATAAAGATTTTGGAGACTTACCAACAGTATTAAAAGGAAATACTTCAATGATGATTTCTGAGGCTGCAAATGCACCTGCGAAATTAATCAAAGAATTTAGAAAGAAATCTAAAGATAGACCTTTATTAAAAGGTGCATTTGCAGAAGAATCTATTTATATTGGAGATGATCAATTAGATGCTTTAGTAGATATTAAATCTAGAGAAGAATTAATTGGAGAAATCATTGGATTATTACAGTCTCCTGCTAAGAATGTTGTTTCAGCATTACAGTCAGGTGGACAAACACTTTCAGGTATTATTAAGACATTATCTGAAAAATAA
- the rplK gene encoding 50S ribosomal protein L11 — MAKEVSKVVKLQVRGGAANPSPPVGPALGAAGVNIMEFCKQFNARTQDKQGKVLPVVITVFKDKSFDFVVKTPPAAVQLLEAAKIKKGSGEPNRKKVASVTWDQIKTIAEDKMVDLNAFEVSSAMRMIAGTARSMGLTVKGDAPA; from the coding sequence ATGGCAAAAGAAGTTAGTAAAGTAGTTAAGTTACAAGTAAGGGGAGGCGCAGCGAATCCATCGCCGCCGGTCGGACCCGCTTTAGGTGCTGCTGGTGTTAACATTATGGAGTTCTGTAAACAGTTTAATGCAAGAACGCAAGACAAACAAGGTAAAGTGTTACCTGTTGTTATTACTGTTTTCAAAGACAAATCGTTTGATTTTGTTGTAAAAACTCCTCCTGCAGCAGTTCAGTTACTAGAAGCGGCCAAAATTAAAAAGGGTTCAGGTGAACCAAACAGAAAGAAAGTAGCATCAGTTACTTGGGATCAAATTAAAACAATTGCAGAAGATAAGATGGTAGATTTAAATGCCTTTGAAGTTTCTTCAGCAATGCGTATGATTGCAGGTACAGCACGTTCTATGGGATTAACAGTAAAAGGTGATGCACCAGCATAA
- the secE gene encoding preprotein translocase subunit SecE, with protein MKFIQYIKDSFDELSNHMTWISKEDAQKTTVTVAVFTILFALAVAGIDYVFQTGLDNFFTMFKSN; from the coding sequence ATGAAGTTTATACAATATATTAAAGATTCTTTTGATGAACTAAGTAATCACATGACTTGGATCTCTAAAGAAGATGCTCAAAAGACAACAGTAACAGTAGCGGTGTTCACTATTTTGTTCGCTTTAGCTGTAGCAGGTATAGACTATGTTTTTCAAACAGGTTTGGATAACTTTTTCACAATGTTTAAATCTAATTAG
- the rplL gene encoding 50S ribosomal protein L7/L12 has product MAELKDFAEQLVNLTVKEVNELATILKDEYGIEPAAAAVAVAGPAAGGAEAADEQTEFDVILTAAGGSKLAVVKLVKELTGLGLKEAKGIVDSAPAAVKEGVSKDEAEGLKASLEEAGAEVELK; this is encoded by the coding sequence ATGGCAGAATTAAAAGATTTCGCAGAGCAATTAGTTAACTTAACAGTAAAAGAAGTTAATGAATTAGCTACTATTTTAAAAGATGAGTATGGTATCGAGCCAGCAGCAGCAGCAGTAGCAGTAGCAGGTCCAGCAGCAGGTGGAGCAGAAGCAGCTGATGAGCAAACTGAATTTGATGTTATTTTAACAGCAGCAGGAGGTTCTAAATTAGCAGTTGTTAAATTAGTTAAAGAATTAACTGGTTTAGGATTAAAAGAAGCTAAAGGTATCGTAGATAGCGCACCAGCAGCAGTAAAAGAAGGTGTATCTAAAGATGAGGCTGAAGGTCTTAAAGCATCTTTAGAAGAAGCTGGAGCTGAGGTAGAGCTTAAGTAA
- the hpf gene encoding ribosome hibernation-promoting factor, HPF/YfiA family: MKVFTQSVNFNADSQLIMFVETKVLTLSKFHDKIVDAEVFLKVQNTSDKENKITEIKINIPGSELIVKRETKTFEEGVNAAVDNLKRQLKRSKEKLRDSMIS, from the coding sequence ATGAAAGTATTCACGCAATCAGTAAATTTTAATGCAGATAGTCAATTAATAATGTTTGTAGAAACTAAGGTTTTAACATTGTCAAAATTTCATGATAAGATAGTTGATGCAGAAGTGTTTTTAAAAGTTCAAAACACAAGTGATAAAGAAAATAAAATAACAGAAATAAAAATTAATATACCTGGTAGCGAGTTGATTGTAAAAAGAGAAACGAAAACTTTTGAAGAAGGAGTGAATGCTGCAGTTGATAATTTAAAGAGACAATTAAAAAGATCAAAAGAGAAGTTAAGAGATTCTATGATTTCGTAA
- the nusG gene encoding transcription termination/antitermination protein NusG produces MATDSVMKWYVVRAIGGQENKVKAYIETEISRVGLSDYVSQVIVPTEKVVQVRNGKKINRERVYFPGYIMVEANLSGEVPHVIKAITGVIGFLGETKGGEPVPMRKSEVNRMLGKVDELSVRDENVAIPFNVGETIKVVDGPFNGFDGTIEKVNEEKRKLEVMVKIFGRKTPLELSYMQVEKI; encoded by the coding sequence ATGGCGACTGATTCAGTAATGAAATGGTATGTTGTTAGAGCCATTGGTGGACAAGAGAATAAGGTAAAAGCTTACATAGAGACAGAAATCTCTAGGGTAGGCTTATCTGATTATGTAAGCCAAGTAATAGTGCCTACAGAGAAAGTTGTACAAGTACGTAATGGTAAGAAAATAAATAGAGAAAGAGTTTATTTTCCTGGTTACATTATGGTAGAAGCTAATTTATCTGGTGAAGTCCCTCACGTTATTAAAGCAATTACAGGTGTAATTGGTTTTTTAGGTGAAACAAAAGGAGGTGAACCTGTACCTATGCGTAAATCTGAAGTGAACAGAATGTTAGGTAAAGTAGATGAATTATCTGTAAGAGATGAGAATGTTGCAATTCCATTTAATGTCGGAGAAACAATAAAAGTAGTTGACGGGCCATTTAATGGTTTTGATGGTACTATTGAAAAAGTAAACGAAGAAAAGCGTAAGCTTGAGGTAATGGTGAAAATATTCGGAAGGAAAACACCATTAGAATTAAGTTATATGCAAGTAGAAAAGATATAA
- a CDS encoding acyl-CoA dehydrogenase family protein, translating to MNSMYFTEEHDAFRASFKDFLQKEVVPHIDKWEKTGTIDRFIWKKFGEMGYFGLCTPEEYGGLDLDLFYTVIFLEELQKVNSGGFAAAMWAHEFLAMTHLNKEGTEFIKQKYLVPSVEGDKIGCLCITEPFGGSDVAGMRSTAIKKGDKYILNGSKTFITNGVYSDYLIVAAKTDPSDKYKGISIFVVDREAKGISATKLDKLGWRASDTGEIAFDNVEIPVENLMGEEGKGFPYIMQHFALERLIMGVNAHARAEFAVDYAINYMQERVAFGKSLDKFQALRHKIAEMSSKVDMCREYNYSITKRLDLGAYVVKEASMSKLLSTKIADEVIYDALQLLGGYGYMEEYPMARLLRDSRLGPIGGGTSEILKEIIAKMVIDNKEYKPAT from the coding sequence ATGAACAGTATGTACTTTACTGAAGAACACGACGCTTTTCGTGCAAGTTTTAAAGATTTTTTACAGAAGGAAGTAGTTCCTCATATTGATAAATGGGAAAAAACAGGAACCATAGACAGATTTATTTGGAAAAAATTTGGCGAAATGGGATATTTCGGCTTGTGTACACCAGAAGAGTACGGAGGTTTAGATTTAGATTTATTCTACACCGTAATTTTTTTAGAAGAATTGCAAAAGGTTAATTCAGGTGGTTTTGCAGCAGCAATGTGGGCGCATGAATTTTTAGCAATGACACACCTTAATAAGGAAGGTACAGAATTTATCAAACAAAAATATCTTGTGCCGAGTGTAGAAGGGGATAAAATTGGTTGTCTTTGTATTACAGAGCCTTTTGGCGGAAGTGATGTTGCGGGTATGAGATCTACAGCTATTAAAAAAGGTGATAAGTATATTTTAAACGGATCTAAAACTTTTATAACTAACGGAGTTTATTCAGATTATTTAATAGTTGCGGCTAAAACAGATCCTTCGGATAAATATAAAGGGATTAGCATTTTTGTTGTCGATAGAGAAGCAAAAGGTATTTCTGCAACGAAATTAGATAAACTTGGTTGGAGAGCTTCAGATACCGGAGAAATTGCTTTTGATAATGTAGAAATTCCTGTTGAAAACTTAATGGGAGAAGAAGGAAAAGGCTTTCCTTATATCATGCAACATTTTGCTTTAGAAAGATTGATAATGGGTGTAAATGCACACGCAAGAGCAGAATTCGCAGTAGATTATGCAATTAATTACATGCAAGAAAGAGTTGCTTTTGGCAAGTCTTTAGATAAATTTCAAGCTTTAAGACATAAAATAGCAGAAATGTCTAGTAAAGTAGATATGTGTAGAGAGTATAATTACTCGATAACTAAAAGATTAGATTTAGGAGCTTATGTTGTTAAAGAAGCAAGTATGTCTAAATTATTATCTACAAAGATAGCAGATGAGGTAATTTATGATGCTTTACAACTTTTAGGAGGTTATGGTTATATGGAAGAATATCCTATGGCAAGGTTGTTAAGAGATAGTAGATTAGGACCGATAGGAGGAGGAACTTCAGAAATACTAAAAGAGATTATAGCAAAAATGGTAATCGATAATAAAGAATATAAACCAGCTACCTAG
- the rplA gene encoding 50S ribosomal protein L1, with protein sequence MAKLTKKQKEAYAKVDSSKSYDLAAASALVKDITNVKFDASVDLAIRLGVDPRKANQMVRGVVTLPHGTGKDVKVLALVTPDKEAEATAAGADYVGLDEYLQKIKGGWTDVDVIITMPSVMGKLGPLGRVLGPRGLMPNPKTGTVTMDVAKAVQDVKAGKIDFKVDKTGIVHAAIGKVSFDAKKIEENANELIQTIIKLKPTTAKGTYVKSVFMSSTMSPSIAVEVKTV encoded by the coding sequence ATGGCAAAATTAACAAAAAAGCAAAAAGAAGCTTACGCAAAAGTAGATAGCTCTAAATCTTATGATTTAGCAGCAGCTTCAGCTCTAGTCAAAGACATTACTAATGTAAAGTTTGATGCATCAGTAGATTTAGCAATTCGTTTAGGAGTAGATCCACGTAAAGCTAATCAAATGGTTCGTGGTGTTGTTACATTACCTCACGGAACAGGAAAAGATGTTAAAGTTTTAGCATTAGTAACTCCAGATAAAGAAGCAGAAGCTACAGCAGCAGGTGCAGATTATGTAGGGTTAGATGAATATCTTCAAAAGATTAAAGGTGGTTGGACAGACGTTGATGTTATCATCACGATGCCAAGTGTAATGGGGAAATTAGGTCCTTTAGGTAGAGTATTAGGTCCAAGAGGATTAATGCCGAACCCAAAGACTGGTACTGTTACTATGGATGTTGCAAAAGCCGTTCAAGATGTTAAAGCTGGTAAAATAGACTTTAAAGTAGATAAAACTGGTATTGTACATGCTGCAATTGGAAAAGTATCTTTTGATGCTAAGAAGATTGAAGAGAATGCAAACGAGTTAATACAAACAATTATTAAATTGAAACCTACAACAGCAAAAGGAACGTATGTAAAAAGCGTTTTCATGTCTAGTACGATGAGTCCTAGTATAGCTGTTGAAGTTAAAACTGTTTAA
- the tuf gene encoding elongation factor Tu, protein MAKGTFDRSKPHLNIGTIGHVDHGKTTLTAAITKVLADAGFSEARSFDQIDNAPEEKERGITINTSHVEYQTEKRHYAHVDCPGHADYVKNMVTGAAQMDGAILVVAATDGPMPQTREHILLGRQVGIPRIVVFLNKVDMVDDEELLELVDMEVRELLSFYEYDGDNGPVVSGSALGALNGEQKWVDTVLELMREVDAWIEEPLREVDKDFLMPVEDVFSITGRGTVATGRIETGIANTGDVVDIIGMGAEKMTSTITGIEMFRQILDRGEAGDNAGILLRGIAKEDIKRGMVICKPGSVTPHAKFKAEVYVLKKEEGGRHTPFHNNYRPQFYVRTTDVTGTINLPDGVEMVMPGDNLTITVDLIQPIALNVGLRFAIREGGRTVGAGQVTELLD, encoded by the coding sequence ATGGCAAAAGGAACTTTTGACCGTTCGAAACCACACTTAAACATTGGTACTATCGGACACGTAGATCACGGTAAAACAACTTTAACTGCGGCTATTACTAAAGTATTAGCTGATGCAGGATTCTCTGAGGCTAGATCTTTTGATCAGATTGATAATGCTCCGGAAGAAAAAGAAAGAGGTATTACAATTAACACTTCTCACGTAGAGTACCAAACTGAAAAGCGTCACTATGCACACGTAGATTGTCCAGGTCACGCCGATTATGTTAAGAACATGGTAACGGGTGCTGCTCAAATGGATGGAGCTATTTTAGTTGTTGCTGCAACAGATGGACCAATGCCACAGACTAGAGAGCATATCTTATTAGGTCGTCAGGTAGGGATTCCTCGTATCGTTGTTTTCTTAAACAAAGTTGATATGGTTGATGATGAAGAGCTTTTAGAATTAGTTGATATGGAAGTTAGAGAATTATTATCTTTCTATGAATATGATGGAGATAATGGTCCTGTAGTTTCAGGTTCAGCTTTAGGAGCTTTAAATGGTGAGCAAAAATGGGTTGATACTGTTCTTGAATTGATGAGAGAAGTTGATGCTTGGATTGAAGAGCCATTAAGAGAGGTTGATAAAGATTTCTTAATGCCTGTTGAAGATGTATTCTCTATTACAGGTCGTGGTACAGTTGCAACTGGTCGTATTGAGACTGGTATTGCTAACACTGGAGATGTTGTAGATATTATCGGTATGGGAGCTGAAAAAATGACTTCTACTATTACTGGTATTGAAATGTTCCGTCAAATCTTAGATAGAGGTGAGGCTGGAGATAATGCAGGTATCTTATTAAGAGGTATTGCTAAAGAAGATATTAAAAGAGGTATGGTAATCTGTAAGCCAGGTTCTGTAACACCACACGCTAAATTTAAAGCAGAAGTTTATGTTTTAAAGAAGGAAGAAGGTGGTCGTCATACTCCATTTCATAACAATTACCGTCCACAATTCTATGTAAGAACTACGGATGTTACAGGTACAATTAACTTACCTGATGGTGTTGAAATGGTAATGCCAGGAGATAACTTAACAATTACTGTAGATTTAATTCAGCCAATCGCATTAAATGTTGGTTTACGTTTCGCTATCCGTGAAGGTGGTAGAACTGTAGGTGCAGGTCAGGTAACTGAATTATTAGATTAA